The following proteins are co-located in the Brachybacterium sacelli genome:
- a CDS encoding phosphotransferase has translation MTWEPSAITVATVRRLIEEQFPRYAGLEVRALRTNGTVNAIFAVGPDLVARFPLQVDDPAQIARELHQEAVTQQAFAEISPVPCPQPRGIGTPGHGVGHAWALQTWVPGDVATPDGLADSPRFAEDLADLVLALRAVDTAGRTFGGHGRGGALTDHDDWVGECLERSEGLLDVPRLRGLWTELRETPATDRLAMSHTDLIPGNLLVRGGRLVGVIDTGGYGAADEALDLIVGLHLLEAPARTVFRGRVGAEETAWRRALAWAFEQAVGLVWYYRESLPEMSTLGRSTLRRITEEMPGR, from the coding sequence ATGACGTGGGAGCCGTCGGCGATCACGGTGGCCACCGTGCGCCGGCTGATCGAGGAGCAGTTCCCGCGATACGCGGGACTCGAGGTCCGCGCCCTGCGGACGAACGGGACCGTCAACGCGATCTTCGCCGTCGGGCCCGACCTGGTGGCGCGCTTCCCGCTGCAGGTCGACGACCCGGCGCAGATCGCACGAGAGCTGCACCAGGAGGCCGTGACCCAGCAGGCCTTCGCGGAGATCAGCCCGGTGCCGTGCCCGCAGCCACGCGGGATCGGCACCCCGGGCCACGGCGTCGGGCATGCCTGGGCCCTGCAGACCTGGGTCCCCGGTGACGTCGCGACGCCGGACGGCCTCGCGGACTCGCCGCGGTTCGCGGAGGACCTCGCCGACCTCGTGCTCGCCCTGCGCGCCGTCGACACCGCCGGACGCACGTTCGGCGGGCACGGGCGCGGGGGAGCGCTCACCGACCACGACGACTGGGTCGGCGAATGCCTCGAGCGCAGCGAGGGCCTGCTCGACGTCCCCCGTCTGCGCGGGCTCTGGACGGAGCTGCGCGAGACCCCGGCGACCGACCGCCTCGCGATGAGCCACACGGACCTCATCCCCGGAAACCTGCTGGTCCGCGGCGGGCGGCTGGTCGGGGTGATCGACACCGGTGGCTACGGCGCGGCCGACGAGGCACTCGATCTCATCGTCGGCCTGCACCTGCTCGAGGCACCCGCGCGCACCGTGTTCCGCGGGCGCGTCGGAGCCGAGGAGACCGCGTGGCGACGCGCCCTGGCCTGGGCGTTCGAGCAGGCGGTCGGCCTCGTCTGGTACTACCGCGAGTCCCTGCCGGAGATGAGCACCCTGGGGCGCAGCACCCTGCGGCGGATCACCGAGGAGATGCCGGGGCGCTGA
- a CDS encoding GntR family transcriptional regulator has protein sequence MSTPTPPYEQVRREVVEQIRSGELAPGDKLPAIRVYAADLGLAPGTVARAYKLLEEAEIIVTRRGAGTTVAPGAVAASERSAATTEREAGATADPTLVALLAGPVGEARTRGHGEVEIMAAVRQALADAGA, from the coding sequence ATGAGCACTCCGACCCCACCCTACGAACAGGTCCGACGCGAGGTCGTCGAGCAGATCCGCTCCGGCGAGCTGGCGCCGGGGGACAAGCTGCCGGCGATCCGCGTCTACGCCGCTGACCTGGGCCTGGCCCCCGGCACCGTCGCGCGCGCCTACAAGCTCCTCGAGGAGGCCGAGATCATCGTGACCCGGCGCGGCGCGGGCACCACGGTCGCCCCGGGCGCGGTCGCCGCGAGCGAGCGATCCGCCGCGACGACGGAGCGCGAAGCCGGAGCCACCGCCGATCCGACCCTGGTGGCGCTGCTGGCAGGGCCGGTCGGCGAGGCCCGCACACGGGGGCACGGCGAGGTGGAGATCATGGCCGCGGTCCGACAGGCCCTCGCCGACGCAGGCGCGTGA
- a CDS encoding GNAT family N-acetyltransferase, translated as MIHLRPLEPSDADGILAGQDELLAEEIVGRPWEPGLLTDFLARCSRWRFDGPIREYAAMVGPDGTLCGGGGLNRMASGLEAGEAAVTYWVLAAQRGRGHGAAIAAELAEAARADARISRLILWIAPHNSASQAIARGLGAESTGREERHPADARRVAVRWFLDLAPS; from the coding sequence ATGATCCACCTCCGACCGCTCGAGCCGTCCGACGCCGACGGCATTCTCGCCGGCCAGGACGAACTGCTCGCCGAGGAGATCGTCGGCCGGCCATGGGAACCCGGCCTGCTCACCGATTTCCTCGCCCGATGCTCCCGCTGGCGCTTCGACGGACCGATCCGTGAATACGCCGCGATGGTCGGCCCGGACGGGACCCTGTGCGGGGGTGGAGGGCTGAACCGGATGGCCTCGGGCCTCGAGGCCGGTGAGGCGGCCGTGACCTACTGGGTCCTCGCCGCGCAGCGGGGCCGGGGGCACGGGGCGGCGATCGCCGCCGAACTCGCGGAGGCCGCTCGTGCCGACGCGCGGATCAGCCGTCTGATCCTCTGGATCGCCCCGCACAACTCCGCGTCCCAGGCGATCGCCCGAGGTCTCGGCGCTGAATCGACAGGGCGCGAGGAACGGCACCCGGCCGACGCGAGGCGGGTCGCCGTGCGGTGGTTCCTGGACCTGGCGCCCTCGTGA
- a CDS encoding GrpB family protein, with protein sequence MPTRDQIIAFDDSPPPPGADPWVEPAVSEPIEIREHDPAWASCADEVGRQLRNALGGRALQVAHIGPTAVPGLPAKPLLDLDLTVADPDREQEWLPQLVAAGFRLTIREPWWYGHRMVALRAPAANVHVFGPDSPEPLRHLVFRDHLRRHDADRRLYGQVKRDAAAHANAAQELVMQYNARKEQVLRAVYARAFAAAGLLDDA encoded by the coding sequence ATGCCGACCCGGGATCAGATCATCGCGTTCGACGACAGCCCACCTCCGCCCGGCGCCGACCCGTGGGTCGAACCCGCAGTATCCGAACCGATCGAGATCCGAGAACACGACCCGGCCTGGGCGTCGTGTGCGGACGAGGTCGGCCGGCAGCTGCGGAACGCCCTCGGCGGCCGGGCTCTGCAGGTCGCGCACATCGGGCCGACCGCGGTCCCCGGACTCCCCGCGAAACCGCTGCTCGATCTCGACCTCACCGTCGCGGACCCGGATCGGGAGCAGGAGTGGCTGCCTCAGCTGGTGGCGGCCGGGTTCCGCCTCACCATTCGCGAACCGTGGTGGTACGGGCACCGGATGGTGGCCCTCCGCGCCCCCGCGGCCAACGTGCACGTCTTCGGGCCGGACAGTCCGGAGCCGCTCCGTCATCTCGTCTTCCGCGATCATCTACGCCGGCACGATGCGGATCGACGGCTCTACGGTCAGGTCAAACGCGATGCAGCCGCGCACGCGAACGCTGCTCAGGAGCTCGTCATGCAGTACAACGCCCGCAAGGAGCAGGTGCTCCGCGCGGTGTATGCCCGTGCCTTCGCGGCAGCTGGTCTTCTTGACGACGCATGA
- a CDS encoding GNAT family N-acetyltransferase: MRFEKVGGLAGWGCNTRLGAAYVTRVRWSTVAAWHPEQMPPEIRLVPPSVSRRAAFLECLADFSGTAMDGSSVFNPAAPPVGDAAVNDFVTARLAQEDPATVLEEPWVHCTSRWIVPADGSGTVLGFLAIRHRLNRFLFDLGGHIGYSVRPSARRQGIAGAALALGLEEAHGLGIAPVLITCDETNVGSRRVIEGAGGQLENAVDGKLRFWVGDGERPPRP, from the coding sequence GTGCGATTCGAGAAGGTCGGTGGCCTGGCCGGCTGGGGCTGCAACACGCGGCTCGGAGCGGCTTATGTGACTCGAGTGCGATGGTCCACGGTCGCGGCCTGGCATCCTGAGCAGATGCCACCGGAGATCCGTCTCGTGCCCCCGTCGGTCTCTCGACGCGCCGCCTTCCTCGAGTGCCTCGCCGATTTCTCCGGCACAGCGATGGACGGCTCCAGCGTCTTCAATCCTGCTGCCCCGCCGGTCGGCGACGCCGCCGTGAACGACTTCGTGACCGCGCGCCTCGCCCAGGAGGATCCGGCCACCGTGCTCGAGGAGCCGTGGGTGCATTGCACGAGCCGCTGGATCGTGCCGGCCGACGGGTCCGGGACGGTCCTGGGATTCCTGGCGATCCGCCACCGCCTGAACCGCTTCCTCTTCGACCTGGGCGGACACATCGGATACTCCGTACGCCCGTCGGCCCGGCGACAGGGCATCGCCGGCGCGGCACTCGCGCTGGGTCTCGAGGAGGCGCACGGCCTCGGCATCGCCCCGGTCCTGATCACCTGCGACGAGACCAATGTCGGCTCCCGCCGCGTGATCGAGGGTGCAGGTGGGCAGCTGGAGAACGCCGTCGACGGGAAGCTGCGCTTCTGGGTCGGTGACGGGGAGCGGCCACCGCGGCCATGA
- a CDS encoding DUF222 domain-containing protein, translating into MQRAASTARAALWAQVAMFWVDRDDPDLVEERQEADLAVAIALRTTTSKVAYLVRDAHLAVTDLPRTFARLAGGDMPVDWFEKLVRAVRDLSPYQREQIDELVAGWDLASIPADRFLDELRLLRAWFDARGARPSPEAARDVAVELSGHDDGIACLRITGPIPEIHSLAARLEAASRAVQTQQRHALETGAPVPFDLDGDVARNHTTMSLKALQYAIVHRTLLETGGIEVPEPAHRINVVVPVLTLMGLDDAPATYDGVTPLPAQMARRLAAGQKTWYRILTDPTSGQFLPVPADQYRPTAAMVEHLRVRDPVCAAPGCSRSTSRVGQNDHIEEFDHAHPARGGPTSIDNLHRMDFGHHETKTAKQIDPVRHADGSTTWSIGVPERARITLAPRRDLLTPTIAKALSEAWDHYQWLLDIDAYERTGQIDQFLREGGPEDPLTTGEDPHHHENNADRCHPTDPPF; encoded by the coding sequence ATGCAGCGTGCTGCTTCGACGGCGCGGGCAGCGTTGTGGGCGCAGGTGGCGATGTTCTGGGTCGATCGGGATGACCCGGATCTGGTCGAGGAACGCCAGGAAGCCGATCTCGCGGTCGCGATCGCGTTACGGACCACGACCAGCAAGGTCGCCTACCTCGTGCGGGATGCGCATCTGGCCGTGACCGATCTGCCCCGGACCTTCGCCCGTTTGGCCGGTGGAGACATGCCGGTGGACTGGTTCGAGAAACTGGTGCGGGCCGTCCGCGATCTCTCGCCCTACCAGCGTGAGCAGATCGATGAGCTCGTCGCGGGCTGGGACCTGGCCTCGATCCCCGCCGACCGGTTCCTCGACGAACTGCGCCTGCTGCGGGCCTGGTTCGATGCCCGCGGTGCCCGGCCGAGTCCCGAAGCTGCCCGCGACGTGGCGGTGGAACTGTCCGGTCATGACGACGGGATCGCGTGCCTGCGGATCACCGGGCCGATCCCCGAGATCCATTCCCTGGCGGCCCGGTTGGAGGCGGCCTCTCGCGCGGTCCAGACCCAGCAGCGTCACGCCCTGGAGACCGGGGCGCCGGTCCCGTTCGACCTCGACGGCGACGTGGCCCGGAACCACACCACGATGTCGTTGAAAGCTCTGCAGTACGCGATCGTCCACCGCACCCTGCTCGAGACCGGCGGGATCGAGGTCCCGGAACCCGCCCACCGCATCAACGTGGTCGTGCCGGTGTTGACGTTGATGGGCCTCGATGACGCGCCGGCCACCTACGACGGGGTGACACCGCTGCCGGCACAGATGGCTCGCCGCCTCGCGGCCGGACAGAAGACCTGGTACCGGATCCTGACCGACCCCACCAGCGGGCAGTTCCTCCCGGTGCCGGCCGACCAGTACCGCCCCACCGCTGCCATGGTCGAACACCTCAGAGTGCGGGACCCGGTCTGTGCTGCGCCCGGCTGTTCCCGCAGCACCAGTCGTGTCGGGCAGAACGACCATATCGAGGAGTTCGACCACGCCCACCCCGCCCGGGGCGGGCCCACCAGCATCGACAACCTCCACCGCATGGACTTCGGACACCACGAGACCAAGACCGCGAAACAGATCGACCCCGTCCGCCACGCCGATGGTTCGACGACGTGGAGTATCGGGGTGCCCGAACGCGCCCGGATCACTCTCGCGCCCCGCCGCGACCTGCTGACTCCCACCATCGCGAAAGCCTTGAGCGAGGCGTGGGACCACTACCAATGGCTACTGGACATCGACGCCTACGAACGCACCGGCCAGATCGACCAGTTCCTCCGCGAAGGCGGCCCCGAAGACCCCCTCACCACCGGCGAGGACCCCCACCACCACGAGAACAACGCCGACCGGTGCCACCCCACCGACCCACCCTTCTAA